CTACAGCTATTAATAATATcactattattttaattatagaacCTAAATTTgctttaataaattatgtaaacggaTGGACCGACCTTCTTGCTACTAAGCTTTTATAACATATTAGGTCTTAGATGGTGTGCCCCTTCATTATTgagtagattttttttaaaagattgttATTGTACTTTATCTAATTAAAAGTGtttagtatgtatatatatttgtttattggTAATTAATTATAACCTTCAAATGAAAATTAGATTAACATTACaacaaattcaataaaattattagatcTCGAATCCGACATCAAACTTGTCATTGAATCAAggcttgaatggtaattgcatagCTTATCAGTATCATATATTTAAAAGAGAGTTGGTATCtatatttattaaagaaaatttaaaatacccATAAATTATAGGTGAGGAgagaaattatgtttgaatattACACAATCATAAATCCCAAaatatttaatcctttttaagagtaaaaatgaaaataaaagatattttaatcattttttaaaaaaaaatcttaaaaatacatacaaataATTTAAAGCATAAACATGGTTCATTGTTCAAGCAATAAATCATGTGCAAGTACAAAACAAGACAATTGAGGGTTTTAGAGATAAAGACACGAGAGGACTGAGCAGCAAAGAGAAGGCAATTGGTGTTACTGAACACTTCAACACTGTAGATATAGTAAGTACCCACAACGCCTAGTACACACTATATAACACAAACCTTTGTTTGCATCTAATCTCTCTCCAATTTTTCAATCAatattttgctttcttttttatttaattcaatcaatCAAATCAAATTAGTTCAATTATTCGATTAACTATTGAATTTAGTTCtgttaatttcttaaaaattttgattaccaattaattcgattaaaattgattaatttaactGAACTATTCCATTAACtacaattattattaatattaaataggTTGAATGCATTATATaagcttaaaataaaaaaaataatggattTAATAGAGATAATTTTTATAATGGACTTAAAAAAGAATtatcaaaactaaaattatttgaaaaaagtaaaataaaactacataaataaaaaataaaagaaggaaatatgcaaaaaaaattctattaattgTTAGAATTAACAGAAAAAAATTTAATCCATTAatagagttttaaaaattttaggtcaattaacGTTGGAAATTTGtttgaagttttaatttgattgtaATATTAATTAAACGGAACTTTTGAACACACGCCTATTCACTCTCTCCTTTCTATACAtacattcttatatatatatatatgctgactgtttgcttcttctttttttctctttctcctccaCGCTGATAATTGAGACAATGATGGGGCGATCTGACGCCTTCCCTTCCCTTCCATCGACGACATTGTACGAATTGGCtattcatttttatatatcaGAAAAACGGATTGACAGCTCTGCTTCTCTCCGTTCATTGCTCTCCACGTAACAATCTCTTGGTTGATTGTTGATTGCTGATGCAAACAAcgcccctttttttttttcttctctgccGCCACAACACAATTTTACAGTGTGTGAGAGAGAGAAGTGTAGGAACAACGTCTATAGGACGTGGGAAAAACAAAAAAGGCAAAAGTCCAAAGGGAGAGTTAAAATGGAAGGTGGGGGGATTTGGATTTTGGGGAAGAGCATTCAATTCGAATATCACTATCACACGATTTCAAAAGGCATGCGTTACGCTATTCAGATTCTCACGTcactctttattttaaaaaatattttctctcacTGACCATTGTTGCAGTGAGCAGTGAGAAGTGAGAAGAAGGCACATTTTGCATGGTTTTGATGATCAAACAAacaaagttttttaaaaatttttctcgATTGTGTCGTTTTTTTGGATATCCATATTTTGCATGCTCCCCACCTGCTCGACGTATTGTCCAGTCGACCGTCTTTTACTGGCCCACTCTCTTCAACTGGGATTTCAGAGAGCGAAATCAACAGGGTGGCGCGTGTATGGGACGCGAAACCTGTGGAGGGTGGGGGAAAAGGGGGCTCGGGGATCGAGGCAGGGGCGTATCTATACAATGCAAGTATAGATTGGCATGACATGGCATGCAAATGTACTAATCGAAGACTGATGGTTGTGCATGCATGCCAAATTGGCATTCTcttgaaaacttaaaaaaagtacagttactttatttatttaaaaaaataaaataaaaatgtgcaGGATGCAGAACACAATATTCACTTACTGGATATAACAGTTTTATGATCTTTCTTTGGATATTGATGAGATGATGATGAAATAATATGATTCAGTTGTCCCATGGATGATCATCGGTGCTGAAAAACCTTTTGTTTTGGGTGATAACATTCATATTGGGCCCACTTCCTCTCACTTCTTACTTATGTAAAGGGTTAAAGTGCAAAACCCGTCGTGACCATAGTATAAGATACGCCCCATGGAGGTCTGTCGATAAGATGTGGATCATTTAGTCCACGAGAATTGGTCTAATTTAAAGAACTGTTGGAGAAGCTTATCAGATTAAAGCCTAGTTGGCCTAATAATGACGATATGACAACTTAGGCTATTATattaactaatcttagaagattaaTAAGAATCATATCTCGTAAAGATTatattagatttgatatgacatatattataaatccctaaaattaagggatatggttaatctcatccgtcgatgtaaattAATATTGTCCGTCGATTTGGGggggctcaactataaataaggaGCCTCCCCCTCACTTGAAAGGCATTCCATTATATGTTGacttcttaagagtaatagaattctaagagcatttactcaaataccttaTGTGTGTTCTTTTTTATGGCTTTCTATTGTTCTTTgtggcttcttttggcataagtttACTTCTgctatataaattggtgccttGAAAGACTTTTACaagaatcctcacttgagtaatGGTtaacttaggcgagtttggacaaACGGATCGCCTAATGCCGCACGGATCGTGAGGTGAAAGATCTAGCCCCTTAACACTTACACCTGCTTGGACCTTACACCTTAGCTGACATGAGATGTGAGATGAAAATTACCCTGATATCCTAAGAGAGAGACTTCTCGATGCCCCCAAAACAAAACACTAATACAACAacataatttctatttttttttaatttctcaaattcaaaaTCAACCTAATCCATTTAATTTGTAATGTAAACTTTGACTCAActtcaattttaaaatacaaatttgaagtaaaaataatttttttttataaatgttctATAGTTATGTAACACTCCTTAACCCTAAACTGtagtcggaatagggttacggagcattaccggataTATCAGATAACTTATATCTAGTTCACAAATAAATAACAGATATAACATACTTGTATCAAATATGTCATATTAGTTCCATTTCATCCTTATAACCAATTTAAACATCATTCTACAACCACAATTACAAAACTCTTATACTTAACATATACATCACTTAGGTACATGCCACGTTATCAAAAGAAAGGTACATCACTAAAATTTCTTTGAGGTCGGGATTGCTCTGGATGTTGGACCGAACACTAGttttctactaacctgcgcacggaaacagcCGTATGCTGAGTATTagaatactcagtggtattaccataattcaaatttataacatttatcgataaattatatacatttaatttatgtctacaattattcattaattatatcatactttaaatcaacttgataattaataacaataagcaATATTTCAAATCTTGTATTTAATTGCACTCATACCTTATTTCACTATCTCAATTCTATTGGATTTTTCACATCCCAttccaatagttcatttcaattcatatacaattcattcaatttatcattatattcaaTATCAATTCTATTGCAATTTGTACTCATTAatatcatataacaaaaatttattcTTAAGCACATCATGAACTTTGGGCTCATATCTTcaaatctcatatctcaattttcaattcacatatcaATTCTCAATTTCACATTCTCATTTATTTCTTTCCATAGCTCAATCAATCACACTTATTCAAAtattctcatttcaattatttacccctattaacaagactgggaccttggcggatacacggatccaaccaaacacaccagaatggcacctagtgcctcatcggatagttcgaagcaataaagtgacacccagtgtctcatcggcagaGCTGAAGAAAGTTGGTAGCCAgtagtacctcatcgaatctattggaagtaacagtatgacacccagtgtctcatcgactcaaggtcgaagtatccatgaacacttccaatcctatggcatgccaactatatccgactcagcccgactagttaatagggtattcaaatcatttttttatttcaaattcactttcgattcaatcacaattcaattcaaattcacttttcaCTTTTCACTTTTTAATCAAGAAACAGTTCACATAATTTCACTTCGATTCAATTCATTtcattcacttttattcaatgcAATATTTTAATACTCACCTCAATTTCACTTACCATGTACtttaattgaaatttaacaattgaaaataaataaattcaaattattgTAATACAAAtcgaaattttctcgaatcactCATTGTccaccttctcctttcctttctcggACAATGACTCTTGCACGACATTAGCtacgtaattaaacaattaaaaatcattaatacaaaatttcatcaaaatatttctatttatacctaaatttacttaaattctaatttaatcccttatcattactaattttattttcccaatctaactccatattctctcttaattcttactataaactcattttaactattcaatttcaccataaatccctaattttgaaattctctcaatttagtccctactattcaaaacttatgttttattttacaaatcaaccctttactaacttctaacttgaaattcactcaatttaacccctaattcatcaattaattcaacataactcatgtctaaAAATCTACtatctttcaaaatttcagcTCATACTtaatagtattttgttctagtttcataaaaactcaaaaattacaagaaaatgggttaaattgacttaccaaattaactttgaaccttgaaaccccaaattttccttctttccttcccgtttcttttttttccctttctcccCTGTTTTCGTTTTGTTATTCTGTTTCTATTctctttttctatcttttatttcttttcttttatatatataataatataatataataatataattaatataatacttatttattaagtaaataaatataatatatattaactaaaatatcTCAGATATTTCTTTCGTTATGTCACCTCAATTTAGGCGGATGGCATAATTCcccatttagtccttttaacttttttaatctattattcaactttcacccttatttcaatttagtccttttttcacaataacttttaattaagtcaaattcacctaattaactacacaactaacttcgtaaatatttataataaatatttaagagTTCGATTTACCGGAACGGAGTCCcgagaatattttttttaatttggtcctttttaatcAGTTAACCATCGAAACATTAAactttcttaacgaaactttaatactaccctaatgacactccgtaaatatttataaaaatatttaaggctCAATTTATAATATCAAGGTCTCGATGCCTTGTTTTTGACCCAATTTatctaataatttattttaaatcacaaaattcactaattttagaaatatttctaaaatcatgcttaacttataattattaattagtaaacttttttaacttttttttcatcggatttagtgatctcaaatgactattctgacactactaaaaattaggctattacaatttaaatttgttattatatcaaattTAGGAATTATCACGTtagtttttatatgttatttaatgcttgataataaaaaatttaaataattaaatgattattttataatttttttttatatttgagtgATAGAAAAGAATTTACTCCATGATTATAAGTGTAATTTGCCATGGTGAAAATTATAATGGTTAcggtaaaaaattattaaattatgtttgtgaaagccactttttttttgaaaacgtgaTTTGCATTTCTTTACCTCTAGTAGAAAGAAAATCGGTATATTTGGGCCGGATCTATCACTTAAAAATGAACTTTTGGGCCAATAAAATATTTAGGACTTCTCAGAAGGGTGGatattttgttaatttctttattaatgcaaaaaataaaaagaagagataAATTGTCATAAAATATGAGAAAAAAGggatactttttaattttataatttaaatatcattctAACATGATATTTGAACTTTAATTTAGGACAGTTACATATAtaaagaattaattttaatttaattatacatataaaatattgatttttttaaaaaaatataactattttaatgttgaagaaatataataatttagGAACAAGTTGAGTATGATTAGAAAGGATGGTGACTACTTTCCCTATAAGTTAACGGTCTACGTCGAGATACGTGACGTTGGTAGTTTTCACTGTATAGTCAAGTTCCAAATCAACTAATTTTCTAGTGAAATGTCTTAACGAAATATTTGTATTTGTAAAtttgatttataaaaaaaagaaagaatgagtTTAGTTATTAGCGAAAGGCTTCAATTTTATGTgattggaaatttttaaaatgataggGGGTAAAGTGTAAAGAGAACATGAATTGGTTAAtggttatatattaaaaatgtctATAAACTATAATAGTTTATTCATATAAGTCCTTATGGTTTCTTTTTAGTTATAGAAGCCgttttttttaatacatattcataaaaatacttatttgtaaTTAGATAACATTTTTTTAGGACACagacaaaaaaaaatacatgtaacaTTGGACAAACAAACAAGTAAAACATTACCAAAATATTATTGATGAGATCatattaaaactattttaatctaATAAATTACAAATTATTACAAATATTAGTACGATACATttgacataatataatataatatgatcACACAAATTAGTGTCTAGATAGAGTTTCTATGATGACTTATGCAAAACacaatataaaacaaaaataacaaaaacacataaaaatgtatataaaacaaattattaaCAATATGTTTATAATATTCTAAACCCACGAAAAAACACAAATATAAATGTGGTATAAAAAAACTACGAATGCATCAACACAAttaccaaaattcacattttttcaTACCATGTATCTTCATGTTGTTTTATCAATAATCATACTCattcaatatatattatatttaagaaaaattttggcgtatgaataattttttacatagatttcaataaatttattcatatacattatttttcgtgttatgctaaatttttttaattttaaattcattataaatttagcACTTATGTAGTATATTCTAATTTTAATCTCTTTCTGCTTTATAGAGTTCCAACTCTAATTGATTGGATTTATATTACATAAATaagaaattgttagattttgGACAAGATAAAGGTTCTACAAGGCCCTTTTGAAAGTCAAGGATCCATaggaacagaaaaagaagaagaaaatctaCCTCAATTTTTATTAGCAGAAATGAGTAGAAAAATGAGTTCAGATTCTCATTTTGGGATTCCGATCATCGAGTTGCCAACAAATTCAAAAGATCTAGATGGAGGAAGCGATGAATGGCGAAGTTTGTGCAAGTCAGTACGAGAAGCTTGTGAGAATCATGGCTGCTTCCAGGTGGTTTACCATAAGATTTCATCCCATCTCCAACACGAATTGTTTTCTCTGATACGGCAACCTTTTAATCTTCCATTGGAGACGAAGAAACAAAACGTTAAATCAAAGCCTTTACATGGCTACTACGAACCAGGCGGTGATTTCCTTCCTTTCTACGAGAGCTTCGGACTCGAAGATGCCTCCAGTTGTAACTCGTCAAAAGCTTCGCCCAACTTAATGCAGATTCATCACCATAATCACTTCTGTTAAACCAAACACTTCTCTTCAAATGGATCAAAATTAGCCGATCAAGatctaatttgattttttttcccgTTAGCGAAACGATTACTGCTCTGATGTAGCCTGTAGGAGATGGAGGAGTTGAACCATGTGATTGGTTTGACGATCATTGATGGTTATGGTTTGGGAGAGAAACGTGAGTAGTTGATGAAAGATTATCAACTGCGGCGGGTGATGAAATATTCAGCGCCTCCGTCGGGAGAGTATACGAATGTGGTATCGGCTCATAGAGTGCTCTACTTTGCTTGAAATTGAAACCAAGGATGGAGAGTGGGTTAAGTTGTGTATGCCACCCGGTACTTTCGTCTTCATCTATGGAGATCTTCTTAATGTAATAACATTAATGCACTGCGACTTTTCAATAACAGTAAGAAAGTTTTCAGGATGTAACTCAATGaataaaattacaattcaatTGATAAAATGTAAAAGTATAGAAGAACAATTATGTAATTATACCAATTAACAGAAacaaatgataattttaataattacaaTGAAACTTTTTGTAGTTTgttgaccaaaacaaaaacatgctaataattgaatgactaattgtataatttacttaaaaattaagtataaatttaggaaaaaaacaatacttttttaaaattaaaggagTTTTGAGAGGAAAAAAGTATGAGAGCTTAAATTCTAGACATATACTCAAATCATTTATTTATTCCCTTCGGTTTCCGCTTTGGACCGTTTATATATAAACCCACCCAGTCGTGTACGTACACATTGTAGATTCCCACCAtacttttctttaaaaatcatTAGAACCATATTATGATTTCTTGTTAAATCTTATCAtcattataatgattttataatacTATACTTTTAATGCCATTAGTTTTTATATTAAAGAATAGCTAAATTAGTAAGTTCTACAAGTATTTCAGGTGGcagattcttttttcttttaaacatCAATAAACAATtgcaaaatatttaacaaaattttaaaatgtgagttcaatagttaaaattttatgacTATTTGAATGATTCAAAATTATTAGAGCCAATAAGACAAAATTAAGGGTAAAGGATCATAAAAACTCTTGTATTATAAGTCAAATTTTACTCTATAAATTAGATTAAAgaacaaatgttaaaatttcatctatttttacaatTAAAGTTTGATCCATATATGTCAACATGAGCTATATGTGATGCAACTTTTTAgtagaaattgataaattttttaacaaaaaagatctTTAACCTAATGTATAGTAACTAATTTAAAAGCGGTAAAATGCAATCTATCTCTTGGCATAGGGGCCTCCATGGTTATTTTACCTAATTTACTAATGTTGAATTTCCAAATTAAATTGCAGGCGTGGAGTAATGGAAGAATGCATGCAGCAAATCATAGGGTAATGTCGAGGAGAAACGAATATCGATATTCTTTGGGAACATTCGCGGTTCCGGTGAAAGGTACGATCATCAAAGCAGCAAAAGAGATGGTTGACGAGGAACAACCTCGAGTTTTCAAGGATACCGATTTCATGGACTTCGTCGATTACGCAAACGCAGGGGGTTCATTGCTATTCGACTCAGAAGCTGTTCTTATATGCTGCTCTACCcagaaattaagttaaaaattcgaAAAAGTTTTAAGCATTAATGACAGAGACATGAAATGGATGGGACTATTCCTAATAAGTAGAGATGATAGCAGGTTGGAAATCTGCAATTTCTGTAATATCTGGATTTGAAGCTATTCCGAAAACTTTGCTTAAACTTTATACCTCTCTTTTATCTTCAGTACCAGCTTCCAGGTTTCTTCCATCTCTAGCCATAACAATTGTGCCTTGAGGAACCCCTACAATTGCACAATTTGTATTTCAATCCTAATTCGAAAAAGCAATTCATTCGGGGTTGGACAAATGATACGACACGATTGCATGTCATGCTTGGGAAACAAGTAACCATACCAACGAAAATGGATACCAGTTTAGAAGGATCACCTGTTTGTATCGGCATTCGTTCACCGGAACCAGTTGCTTGACTTGCATTATCAGTAACAGCCATCTTTCCCCGAAGTTCACGTGAGAAAGCAATGCTTCCTACTGCTTCAGGTTCTCCGCCGGGTGCATAATTTTCCCCTGTCCTCACAGCAGATTTAGTAGAGTAGGTTGTCGACCAAGATCCTCCATTTGATCCAGCCAATGCCATTATTACATCTGCCTGAAATGACCATGCAGCATATAGTTGTCATGACCAGAAATGCATATTAAGAAACAAAATACCAGACACGATATTGATGTGAAAATGAAATTCTCGAATGATATCTTCTAAGATTCCATAGCTATCAGACATAAAACTGTTCCCATAGCTGACACACCCGAGAAATGTTGCTTGGACTGGAGCTCAGAACAGTGATTACAGATTCCTATGTCTCACAATCTTCAGTTTCTCAGTAATCAAACTAGTTATTTCTTATCGAAAGAACTATATTTATAACATCATGTCATCCAGTAGTACCCACATTATTAAATCCCAGATAGTTAAATTTGCACTTGTAGAACCCAAATAACACGGTCCTATTTTCTAAGGCTTCATTTTGAAGCCAATGGACCTGTGGTACAGTGCAATTGAGCACCTTTATGCCGCAACCACGTGCTATCTTCTAAACTAGCTTTAATGGTAAGTATGTGTTATCCATCCAAGGGATAATGGTAGCTCCATTTCCTAGAGTAAAGGACATCATAATCAAAGGTGATGACAGGCCCCTCTTATGTAGCTTTAAAAATAGGATTCCGTTATTTGGACAAGTTGACCACAATATGTCCCCCTAACCCAGCTAGAGAATTGACAACATATTTGAAGGAGCACATCACATGTTCATTCCTCCTATTCTCCAAGACGTATTGATATCAGAAGAATCCATATGGCAATCTCATCTGATGTTTCACAACACATGATGACGTATCAAATATTAAGGAAACTTCTAAGTTCTAATATCCATGAATAAGGACGTAGGTCTAATCTCGGGTTATAATATGCATGGTGTTAAGCTCAATGGTTATCTTATGCATTTGAAACCTAGTTGCATTTGAAATTCATGGATTATATAACGTAATTACAATATCAACTTAGCTTAGCTGATATAGGGCTGAATGTTCAATTAgataaaatacttgaatcagaAAGAAGTTGATAAGAAAGCTTGTCGAGAAACAATTGATATTAAAAAACTTGAGGTCCATTAGCAAACAATAGGAAACTGACCTTGTTCGGGTGCACATCATCAAAGACGTGAGCCTGACCACCATAAAATATAGTCATTTGTCGGCTGGCAGATGTTAATCCCTGTCGACTGTAACAAAGAAAAGAGCATTGaatttattctgtttttttttctttgcagaGCACAACAATCAAAAGCAAGAAACAAAGATTATATTATATTCACCTCGGAGGAACTAAAGGCTCGGGATGTGAATTATGAGCCCCAGTCTTAGGCCTGCCCCCACTTGGCACTATCGCAGATGAACCCTTTTCAGTGGGAACACCGCTAGCATTAATAGAACTCAAAATTCCAGGGCCTTTAATTCCAGTTCTAGATCCTTCATCGGCAGCTGCTTGAGAGATAACAGAAGGACCAACAGTTGTATCCTTGAACCTGTTTGAAGATACTTGATGCACAAAAGGCACAAAGTGACCACCACGAGAAGCATACTGTACTGCTGAGGGGACAGACCGTTCCCATTTGGAAGCATTACCTTCAAGTCTGCTACCAGCGGGAGGCTGCAATATAAGAGATGTAGAAGAAGGCCTCATTGACTTCATACCAAGGAATACTTCGTCCTCGTTGGACCTTCTAGGCCGCTCTCCTCCAGCCCCATTGCGAAGCATCTGAAATacaaacaataaagaaaattatttagTACATATGAACGACTAATAACAACTAAagcttcactttcactttgagaaaaaagaagtaaaacaagATAAGATACAATATAGATGATATACCTTCATCA
The genomic region above belongs to Gossypium hirsutum isolate 1008001.06 chromosome D05, Gossypium_hirsutum_v2.1, whole genome shotgun sequence and contains:
- the LOC107907301 gene encoding protein TIFY 8 isoform X1; this encodes MVAVLKMAEQSKTTNTNNANTTNTPTHLQHQQVKPAAMFHDFLGMKPSNSSVVLAPKATDARFSEASPSPSASVAASSGGGGAGRGPISSTSDLGSVERQAGNHLEGIPYYGPRSEISGPDKNNSLAGSKRSFSDSAFMGHESLESLHLMKMLRNGAGGERPRRSNEDEVFLGMKSMRPSSTSLILQPPAGSRLEGNASKWERSVPSAVQYASRGGHFVPFVHQVSSNRFKDTTVGPSVISQAAADEGSRTGIKGPGILSSINASGVPTEKGSSAIVPSGGRPKTGAHNSHPEPLVPPSRQGLTSASRQMTIFYGGQAHVFDDVHPNKADVIMALAGSNGGSWSTTYSTKSAVRTGENYAPGGEPEAVGSIAFSRELRGKMAVTDNASQATGSGERMPIQTGVPQGTIVMARDGRNLEAGTEDKREHIRTASESNSNEPPAFA
- the LOC107907301 gene encoding protein TIFY 8 isoform X8: MVAVLKMAEQSKTTNTNNANTTNTPTHLQHQQVKPAAMFHDFLGMKPSNSSVVLAPKATDARFSEASPSPSASVAASSGGGGAGRGPISSTSDLGSERQAGNHLEGIPYYGPRSEISGPDKNNSLAGSKRSFSDSAFMGHESLESLHLMKMLRNGAGGERPRRSNEDEVFLGMKSMRPSSTSLILQPPAGSRLEVSSNRFKDTTVGPSVISQAAADEGSRTGIKGPGILSSINASGVPTEKGSSAIVPSGGRPKTGAHNSHPEPLVPPSRQGLTSASRQMTIFYGGQAHVFDDVHPNKADVIMALAGSNGGSWSTTYSTKSAVRTGENYAPGGEPEAVGSIAFSRELRGKMAVTDNASQATGSGERMPIQTGVPQGTIVMARDGRNLEAGTEDKREHIRTASESNSNEPPAFA
- the LOC107907301 gene encoding protein TIFY 8 isoform X7; this translates as MVAVLKMAEQSKTTNTNNANTTNTPTHLQHQQVKPAAMFHDFLGMKPSNSSVVLAPKATDARFSEASPSPSASVAASSGGGGAGRGPISSTSDLGSVERQAGNHLEGIPYYGPRSEISGPDKNNSLAGSKRSFSDSAFMGHESLESLHLMKMLRNGAGGERPRRSNEDEVFLGMKSMRPSSTSLILQPPAGSRLEVSSNRFKDTTVGPSVISQAAADEGSRTGIKGPGILSSINASGVPTEKGSSAIVPSGGRPKTGAHNSHPEPLVPPSRQGLTSASRQMTIFYGGQAHVFDDVHPNKADVIMALAGSNGGSWSTTYSTKSAVRTGENYAPGGEPEAVGSIAFSRELRGKMAVTDNASQATGSGERMPIQTGVPQGTIVMARDGRNLEAGTEDKREHIRTASESNSNEPPAFA
- the LOC107907301 gene encoding protein TIFY 8 isoform X2, whose translation is MVAVLKMAEQSKTTNTNNANTTNTPTHLQHQQVKPAAMFHDFLGMKPSNSSVVLAPKATDARFSEASPSPSASVAASSGGGGAGRGPISSTSDLGSERQAGNHLEGIPYYGPRSEISGPDKNNSLAGSKRSFSDSAFMGHESLESLHLMKMLRNGAGGERPRRSNEDEVFLGMKSMRPSSTSLILQPPAGSRLEGNASKWERSVPSAVQYASRGGHFVPFVHQVSSNRFKDTTVGPSVISQAAADEGSRTGIKGPGILSSINASGVPTEKGSSAIVPSGGRPKTGAHNSHPEPLVPPSRQGLTSASRQMTIFYGGQAHVFDDVHPNKADVIMALAGSNGGSWSTTYSTKSAVRTGENYAPGGEPEAVGSIAFSRELRGKMAVTDNASQATGSGERMPIQTGVPQGTIVMARDGRNLEAGTEDKREHIRTASESNSNEPPAFA
- the LOC107907301 gene encoding protein TIFY 8 isoform X3, with the translated sequence MVAVLKMAEQSKTTNTNNANTTNTPTHLQHQQVKPAAMFHDFLGMKPSNSSVVLAPKATDARFSEASPSPSASVAASSGGGGAGRGPISSTSDLGSVERQAGNHLEGIPYYGPRSEISGPDKNNSLAGSKRSFSDSAFMGHESLESLHLMKMLRNGAGGERPRRSNEDEVFLGMKSMRPSSTSLILQPPAGSRLEGNASKWERSVPSAVQYASRGGHFVPFVHQVSSNRFKDTTVGPSVISQAAADEGSRTGIKGPGILSSINASGVPTEKGSSAIVPSGGRPKTGAHNSHPEPLVPPSRQGLTSASRQMTIFYGGQAHVFDDVHPNKADVIMALAGSNGGSWSTTYSTKSAVRTGENYAPGGEPEAVGSIAFSRELRGKMAVTDNASQATGSGERMPIQTGVPQGTIVMARDGRNLEAGTEDKRESQCINVITLRRSP
- the LOC107907301 gene encoding protein TIFY 8 isoform X5, with the translated sequence MVAVLKMAEQSKTTNTNNANTTNTPTHLQHQQVKPAAMFHDFLGMKPSNSSVVLAPKATDARFSEASPSPSASVAASSGGGGAGRGPISSTSDLGSERQAGNHLEGIPYYGPRSEISGPDKNNSLAGSKRSFSDSAFMGHESLESLHLMKMLRNGAGGERPRRSNEDEVFLGMKSMRPSSTSLILQPPAGSRLEGNASKWERSVPSAVQYASRGGHFVPFVHQVSSNRFKDTTVGPSVISQAAADEGSRTGIKGPGILSSINASGVPTEKGSSAIVPSGGRPKTGAHNSHPEPLVPPSRQGLTSASRQMTIFYGGQAHVFDDVHPNKADVIMALAGSNGGSWSTTYSTKSAVRTGENYAPGGEPEAVGSIAFSRELRGKMAVTDNASQATGSGERMPIQTGVPQGTIVMARDGRNLEAGTEDKRECINVITLRRSP
- the LOC107907301 gene encoding protein TIFY 8 isoform X4 → MVAVLKMAEQSKTTNTNNANTTNTPTHLQHQQVKPAAMFHDFLGMKPSNSSVVLAPKATDARFSEASPSPSASVAASSGGGGAGRGPISSTSDLGSVERQAGNHLEGIPYYGPRSEISGPDKNNSLAGSKRSFSDSAFMGHESLESLHLMKMLRNGAGGERPRRSNEDEVFLGMKSMRPSSTSLILQPPAGSRLEGNASKWERSVPSAVQYASRGGHFVPFVHQVSSNRFKDTTVGPSVISQAAADEGSRTGIKGPGILSSINASGVPTEKGSSAIVPSGGRPKTGAHNSHPEPLVPPSRQGLTSASRQMTIFYGGQAHVFDDVHPNKADVIMALAGSNGGSWSTTYSTKSAVRTGENYAPGGEPEAVGSIAFSRELRGKMAVTDNASQATGSGERMPIQTGVPQGTIVMARDGRNLEAGTEDKRECINVITLRRSP